The proteins below are encoded in one region of Sulfolobus islandicus Y.N.15.51:
- the acnA gene encoding aconitate hydratase AcnA, with protein sequence MPSKFSYKGSEIYYYPLKELEEKGYKISDLPYSIRILIENVYRNLDGNKITEEDLENITKWKVGEELAFMPTRVVMQDYTGVPLLVDLAAMREKMIQLKKDPKMINPVVPADLVIDHSVQVDYYGTVYSLEFNMKKEFERNLERYQFLKWAQGAFRNLRIVPPGKGIIHQVNLEYLSTVVTKAEVKGLLTAFPEVIIGTDSHTTMIEGLGILGWGVGGLEAEAVLLGEPYYLNVPEVIGVRLSGEIQEGVTPTDVVLYITELLRKKNVVSKFVEFFGPSLSLLSVPDRATIANMTPEYGATAAYFPIDDVTVSYLELTNRDGEFVKKYSQLQDLFYDDSRKIRYTDVVEVDLSKIEPAIAGPRNPDERIVLREVKGKLSKEKKKKGKYVEDNAVVLAAITSCTNTSNPTVMLGAGILAKKAVEMGLRVPTYIKTSTAPGSPVVAEYLRETELLPYLEALGFHLVGFGCTTCIGNAGPLPKHVEEDIKENGIETYGVISGNRNFEGRINPLLKGTFLASPILVVAYALAGRIDIDFYNEPIGYDPNGKPVYLRDIWPSLKEIKAYMNMALKPELYKKNSNIFEGNELWNSLKTPQGDVYSWDEKSTYIRLPPWYTEEKQEELDDIVNARILLLLGDKITTDHISPAGPITPDSPAGLYLKQFGVSDLNTYGARRGNHEVMLRGGFFNPKMKNLLVEKEGGYTVHFPDRRIASVYEVAMQYKKEGVPLVIVAGKQYGSGSSRDWAAKVTKLLGVKAVLAESFERIHRSNLVAMGVIPIQIQDWRSLGIKGDETINIKGIKDLKPKKELVIEFVKSNGEKITTKGIARIDNNVELTYVKKGGILNYVLEKFLENERKS encoded by the coding sequence ATGCCAAGTAAATTTTCATACAAAGGTTCAGAAATATATTATTATCCTTTAAAAGAATTGGAAGAAAAAGGTTATAAAATAAGTGATCTACCCTATTCAATAAGAATCCTTATTGAAAACGTTTACAGAAATTTAGATGGAAATAAGATAACAGAAGAAGACCTTGAGAATATAACTAAATGGAAGGTAGGAGAAGAATTGGCTTTTATGCCAACTAGAGTTGTAATGCAAGACTACACTGGAGTTCCCCTATTAGTTGATTTAGCAGCAATGAGAGAGAAGATGATTCAACTGAAGAAAGATCCCAAGATGATCAACCCAGTAGTTCCGGCAGACCTAGTCATAGATCATTCGGTACAGGTGGACTATTACGGTACAGTTTACTCACTAGAGTTCAATATGAAAAAAGAATTTGAAAGAAATTTGGAAAGATATCAATTTTTAAAATGGGCTCAAGGGGCATTTAGGAACTTAAGAATTGTGCCTCCAGGTAAAGGGATTATCCATCAAGTAAACCTAGAATACTTAAGTACTGTAGTCACAAAGGCTGAAGTAAAGGGTTTGTTAACTGCATTTCCAGAGGTAATTATTGGAACAGATTCGCACACTACAATGATTGAAGGTCTGGGAATCCTAGGATGGGGAGTTGGTGGATTAGAAGCAGAGGCTGTACTTTTAGGAGAGCCATACTACCTTAATGTACCAGAGGTAATAGGTGTAAGATTATCTGGAGAGATTCAAGAAGGAGTAACTCCCACTGATGTTGTTCTTTACATTACGGAGTTATTAAGGAAAAAGAACGTGGTAAGTAAATTCGTGGAATTCTTCGGACCATCTTTATCGCTACTTTCTGTACCAGATAGGGCTACTATAGCTAACATGACACCAGAGTACGGTGCAACAGCAGCGTACTTCCCGATTGATGATGTAACCGTAAGCTATCTTGAACTTACAAATAGAGATGGAGAATTCGTTAAGAAATATTCCCAACTACAAGATTTATTCTATGACGATTCTAGGAAGATAAGGTATACGGATGTAGTAGAAGTGGATTTAAGTAAGATAGAACCAGCAATAGCGGGACCTAGAAATCCTGATGAGAGAATAGTTTTAAGAGAAGTTAAAGGAAAACTAAGTAAGGAGAAGAAGAAAAAGGGCAAATATGTAGAGGACAACGCTGTGGTCTTGGCTGCAATTACTAGTTGTACAAACACTTCTAATCCAACTGTAATGTTAGGTGCTGGTATCTTAGCTAAAAAGGCTGTTGAAATGGGATTAAGAGTACCTACTTACATTAAAACGAGTACTGCTCCCGGATCACCAGTAGTAGCTGAATACTTAAGGGAAACCGAATTATTACCATATTTAGAGGCCTTAGGTTTTCACTTAGTTGGTTTCGGATGTACAACGTGTATAGGTAATGCAGGGCCTTTACCAAAGCATGTAGAGGAGGACATTAAGGAAAATGGTATCGAAACATATGGGGTAATTAGTGGAAATAGGAATTTTGAAGGCAGAATAAACCCATTATTAAAGGGTACTTTTCTAGCCTCTCCAATCTTAGTAGTTGCTTATGCGTTAGCGGGAAGAATTGATATAGACTTCTACAATGAGCCTATAGGATACGATCCCAATGGAAAACCAGTGTATTTAAGGGATATCTGGCCTTCCTTAAAAGAGATAAAAGCCTACATGAATATGGCCTTAAAGCCAGAACTGTACAAGAAGAATTCCAATATCTTTGAAGGAAATGAATTGTGGAACTCATTAAAGACCCCACAAGGAGATGTATACAGTTGGGATGAGAAGTCAACCTACATAAGACTACCCCCATGGTACACTGAAGAAAAGCAGGAGGAGTTAGATGATATAGTTAACGCTAGAATACTATTGTTACTGGGAGATAAGATAACTACTGATCACATTTCGCCAGCTGGTCCAATTACCCCTGACTCACCTGCAGGATTATACTTAAAGCAATTTGGTGTAAGTGATCTAAATACCTATGGTGCTAGAAGAGGTAACCATGAGGTAATGTTAAGAGGGGGATTTTTCAATCCTAAGATGAAGAATCTATTAGTGGAAAAAGAAGGAGGATATACTGTTCACTTCCCAGATAGAAGGATTGCTAGTGTCTATGAAGTGGCAATGCAGTATAAAAAGGAGGGAGTTCCTCTAGTGATAGTAGCAGGTAAACAGTATGGAAGTGGAAGTTCAAGAGATTGGGCAGCAAAGGTGACCAAATTGTTAGGAGTTAAGGCAGTTTTAGCTGAGAGTTTTGAGAGGATACATAGGAGTAACTTAGTAGCTATGGGTGTAATACCTATACAAATTCAAGACTGGAGAAGTCTAGGAATAAAGGGAGATGAGACTATTAACATAAAGGGTATTAAGGATCTTAAACCTAAGAAAGAATTAGTCATAGAGTTTGTGAAATCTAATGGGGAGAAAATAACTACCAAGGGAATTGCAAGAATAGATAACAACGTTGAACTAACATATGTCAAGAAAGGAGGAATATTAAATTATGTGCTCGAGAAATTCTTAGAAAATGAAAGGAAGAGTTAG
- a CDS encoding radical SAM protein, with the protein MTLRLVSSPDWVRLSFGADMVLGFSSGVFLKGALNTTINLLQYYPDGCKANCSYCGQAREVANGPECKTLIRVEWPLRPLNEVLKRIYERQGNPQYGLQRICVGQLAHPRASPDAIEITRRIREAGIELQISELVTATYTFKHHMIEMRKAGADMIDVAIDAANEKVFEELRGKKARSMHSWKRYLEAIDEAVEVFGKKNAGIHLIIGLGETEEDAVNLMWYAHSRGAKISLFAFYPEAGTPMEKKKPVPVHVYRRMQIARWLIENDIVDINAFKFDDKGELIDIEMPSGITLDEVAPAFMTSGCPGCNRPYSNERPGRVLKNIPWYLNREMTLRSIKASRLESLIKKVVR; encoded by the coding sequence ATGACACTACGTCTAGTTTCAAGTCCAGATTGGGTAAGACTAAGTTTTGGAGCAGATATGGTACTAGGTTTTTCTTCTGGAGTGTTTTTAAAGGGAGCTCTAAATACTACGATAAATCTGTTGCAATATTATCCAGATGGATGCAAAGCAAATTGCTCATACTGTGGTCAAGCTAGAGAAGTAGCCAATGGTCCAGAATGTAAAACCTTAATAAGGGTAGAATGGCCACTTAGACCTTTAAATGAGGTATTAAAGAGGATTTATGAAAGACAAGGTAACCCACAATACGGTCTTCAGAGAATATGTGTAGGTCAATTAGCTCATCCTAGGGCTTCACCAGATGCCATAGAGATAACAAGAAGGATAAGGGAGGCTGGAATTGAACTACAAATTTCAGAGTTAGTGACGGCCACTTATACGTTTAAACATCACATGATTGAAATGAGGAAAGCAGGAGCTGATATGATTGATGTTGCAATAGATGCTGCAAATGAGAAAGTGTTTGAAGAACTAAGAGGTAAGAAGGCTAGAAGCATGCACTCATGGAAGAGGTATTTAGAAGCAATAGATGAGGCAGTGGAAGTATTTGGTAAAAAGAACGCTGGTATTCACTTAATAATAGGGTTAGGTGAGACTGAGGAAGATGCAGTAAATCTGATGTGGTACGCTCATAGTAGGGGAGCTAAAATCTCGCTCTTCGCATTTTACCCAGAAGCTGGAACTCCAATGGAGAAGAAAAAACCAGTCCCAGTTCACGTCTATAGGAGAATGCAAATAGCTAGGTGGCTAATTGAAAATGATATTGTTGATATCAACGCGTTTAAGTTTGATGATAAGGGAGAACTGATTGATATAGAAATGCCATCTGGTATAACCTTAGACGAAGTAGCCCCAGCATTTATGACTAGTGGATGTCCAGGTTGTAATAGACCATACTCCAATGAGCGGCCAGGTAGAGTATTAAAGAATATTCCTTGGTATCTAAATAGAGAAATGACTTTACGTTCAATCAAAGCTTCTAGATTAGAATCCCTAATAAAGAAAGTAGTAAGGTAA
- a CDS encoding helix-turn-helix domain-containing protein, with product MAEKVRFPDGREVDIHDFVAFMYGLSKSDVEVLHILLQNGKMTTDDLSQKLNVTKASISKALNNLLDKGLIQREKAPAEKEERKGRPNYIYWVEKERLYKKLEADLEKLAGTVKDALQKHTALEIVI from the coding sequence ATGGCTGAAAAAGTTAGGTTCCCCGATGGAAGAGAAGTAGATATACATGACTTCGTAGCCTTCATGTATGGTCTATCTAAAAGCGATGTAGAGGTACTACACATATTATTGCAAAATGGAAAGATGACCACTGACGACCTATCTCAAAAATTAAACGTGACTAAAGCTTCTATAAGTAAAGCTTTGAATAACTTACTTGACAAAGGTTTAATACAGAGGGAAAAGGCTCCAGCTGAAAAAGAGGAAAGGAAAGGGAGACCAAATTACATATATTGGGTAGAAAAAGAGAGGTTATACAAGAAATTAGAAGCAGATCTAGAAAAACTTGCAGGTACAGTAAAGGACGCATTGCAAAAACACACTGCATTAGAAATAGTCATTTAA
- a CDS encoding DUF2258 domain-containing protein, with protein MSEEINRDMERAEEYEQTTTRVSALGQNKFELSTGLIIAARYADKLRRVALVAFSKIAPKEVIIRDVSELNKQLYAKIVEEMKLGKLDVIRISVDAEYDNQNKKLIFSNLRILRYITEEQCAEKYKDVVSENEKLKEEISELRKKLEDILSLLK; from the coding sequence ATGAGCGAAGAAATTAACCGTGATATGGAAAGAGCAGAAGAATATGAACAAACAACCACTAGGGTTTCTGCATTAGGTCAAAATAAGTTTGAATTGAGTACCGGTCTCATAATTGCTGCTAGATACGCTGATAAGTTAAGGAGAGTCGCATTGGTTGCATTTAGCAAGATAGCACCTAAGGAAGTTATTATTAGAGATGTGAGTGAGCTAAATAAACAACTATATGCCAAAATTGTGGAGGAGATGAAGCTAGGTAAATTGGATGTTATTAGAATATCAGTAGATGCTGAATATGATAATCAAAATAAAAAATTAATTTTCAGTAATTTGCGAATATTGAGGTACATTACTGAAGAGCAATGTGCAGAGAAGTATAAAGATGTCGTTAGTGAGAATGAAAAACTGAAAGAAGAAATTTCAGAATTAAGGAAAAAATTAGAGGATATATTATCCCTTTTAAAGTAG
- a CDS encoding glycine cleavage system protein H, whose amino-acid sequence MKILGFTFPDDLLYEPEKHVWVRIEDNNVISIGVTDLGQYMAGKIFQVTAKQKGEKVNGRSVLFSIESAKWIGKFRLPIEGEVFDVNEEVVKNPSLINERPYDSWIIKIRIEDVDIIKRTFKPIQEAYKQFEEEAKRVVR is encoded by the coding sequence ATGAAGATCTTAGGGTTTACCTTCCCTGATGATTTACTTTATGAACCGGAAAAACATGTGTGGGTAAGGATAGAAGATAATAATGTAATTAGTATAGGCGTTACTGATCTAGGACAATATATGGCTGGCAAAATATTTCAAGTTACAGCGAAACAGAAGGGCGAGAAAGTAAATGGAAGAAGCGTTTTATTCTCCATTGAGAGTGCTAAATGGATAGGTAAGTTTAGGTTGCCAATAGAGGGTGAAGTTTTTGACGTAAATGAAGAAGTAGTAAAAAATCCTTCATTAATTAATGAAAGACCTTATGATAGTTGGATAATTAAGATAAGGATAGAGGATGTCGATATTATAAAAAGAACTTTCAAACCAATTCAAGAAGCATACAAGCAATTTGAGGAGGAGGCAAAAAGAGTTGTTAGATGA
- a CDS encoding helix-turn-helix domain-containing protein codes for MSLKLSESKEAIRCCYKISDTDVECLFKLVELNRPISAEELASIMKLSKTTVENSLKKLIEIGLIVRNKDGEEGKRIGRPKYLYAVIHNAETKIKQDLTSCASKILSATSS; via the coding sequence ATGAGTTTAAAACTTTCAGAAAGCAAAGAGGCAATAAGATGTTGTTATAAAATATCAGATACTGATGTTGAGTGCCTATTTAAATTAGTTGAGCTTAACAGACCAATTTCCGCTGAAGAGTTAGCTTCCATAATGAAACTCAGCAAAACTACAGTTGAAAATAGTCTAAAGAAATTAATAGAAATAGGGTTGATAGTTAGGAATAAGGATGGAGAGGAAGGGAAGAGAATAGGGAGACCTAAATATCTATATGCGGTAATACATAATGCTGAGACTAAAATAAAACAAGATTTAACTAGCTGTGCTTCTAAGATACTGTCAGCAACCTCCAGTTAG
- a CDS encoding sulfurtransferase TusA family protein, with translation MIEEMDLTSFECPEPFMKVVAKLMKIENGELKIRYKDPKCREMLLEAMKLMNCKVLEDSQQDGIFFMHIKKESSSSEKPKKIELTGGC, from the coding sequence ATGATTGAAGAAATGGATTTAACTTCGTTTGAATGCCCAGAGCCTTTCATGAAGGTAGTTGCAAAACTCATGAAGATAGAGAATGGAGAACTTAAGATTAGGTATAAGGATCCCAAATGCAGGGAAATGTTGTTGGAGGCTATGAAGCTAATGAATTGCAAGGTTCTTGAGGATTCACAACAAGATGGGATATTTTTTATGCATATTAAAAAAGAAAGTAGTAGTTCTGAAAAGCCTAAAAAAATCGAACTAACTGGAGGTTGCTGA
- the lrs14 gene encoding HTH-type transcriptional regulator Lrs14, whose product MQVENIRVRLPSGKEVGLVDALNFCYDISDTDFQVLKTLLNSGPKTEDELAEMLHLSKASINRSVNKLVSLGFVDRVKDSSSKGGRPRYIYKPIEADRITEKISSDFKYCADLFSSTIPQELKGK is encoded by the coding sequence ATGCAAGTAGAGAATATAAGAGTTAGGCTTCCATCTGGAAAAGAAGTTGGATTAGTAGATGCACTGAACTTCTGCTATGATATTTCAGATACTGACTTCCAAGTGTTAAAGACATTGCTGAACAGTGGACCGAAGACTGAAGATGAATTAGCTGAAATGCTTCATTTAAGCAAGGCTTCAATAAATAGATCTGTAAATAAACTAGTTTCATTGGGCTTTGTGGATAGGGTAAAAGATTCTTCATCGAAGGGAGGAAGACCAAGATATATCTATAAGCCCATAGAGGCGGACAGAATTACTGAGAAGATTTCGAGCGATTTCAAATATTGTGCTGACTTATTCTCTAGTACAATACCACAAGAATTGAAAGGAAAGTGA
- a CDS encoding MFS transporter, producing the protein MKGKRVIFLSASSFFLSYFSRVAWSIVAPLSTLKTTTTEDSIIFALFFLGYILIQIPSGTLADRISAKRLLFLSLLGVAVTSFVSATFPLITVEYLASFLMGFSAGWIYPITVKLLSTSFDDKDLPIAMSIYSMAWPLSIVASGIVIPFLALTFSWEFSFYFISVFSIILGILALLYLPSLKLTKSIIKFKDVIRDKNSIYISIGGFLFYLTYWVLVLYLYKYLLGVVRNEYVAGIIYSLTALTGIFSTILAGYIIKSLGVKRTFLLFISLYSFSLLIFSFTKNVMVIGIDALALGFFRFIITPTSSTAVAVIGGKERSGSVTGFANFFWQSSGIVGSIIAPLLINLFTYTYLWTFISVLSFLSLIFYYKLKFMRDYL; encoded by the coding sequence GTGAAAGGGAAGAGAGTAATTTTTCTCTCAGCATCATCATTTTTCCTCTCATACTTTTCCAGAGTCGCTTGGAGTATTGTGGCACCTCTTTCCACATTAAAGACTACTACTACTGAAGATAGTATAATATTCGCACTTTTCTTCCTAGGCTATATTCTAATCCAAATTCCTTCTGGAACGTTGGCGGATCGTATTTCTGCGAAACGCTTACTTTTCCTCTCTTTATTAGGTGTAGCAGTCACGTCGTTTGTCTCAGCAACTTTTCCTCTCATTACGGTTGAATATCTCGCAAGCTTTCTAATGGGATTTTCTGCTGGTTGGATATATCCTATTACAGTAAAACTACTCAGCACCTCCTTTGATGACAAAGACTTACCTATTGCCATGAGTATTTATAGCATGGCTTGGCCCTTATCTATCGTAGCTTCCGGTATTGTAATACCTTTTCTAGCTTTAACATTTAGTTGGGAGTTCTCATTCTATTTTATAAGTGTATTTTCCATAATTTTAGGTATTTTAGCCCTCCTCTATCTTCCTTCATTGAAGTTAACGAAAAGTATAATTAAGTTTAAGGACGTAATTAGAGATAAGAACTCCATATATATTTCAATTGGAGGTTTTTTATTCTATTTAACATATTGGGTGCTTGTTCTATATCTTTATAAATATTTACTGGGTGTAGTTAGAAACGAATATGTAGCAGGTATAATATACTCGCTCACTGCATTAACCGGAATTTTCTCTACTATTCTAGCTGGATATATAATAAAATCGTTAGGTGTTAAGAGAACATTTCTATTGTTCATAAGCTTGTATAGTTTCTCGTTACTTATTTTTTCATTTACGAAGAACGTAATGGTTATAGGTATTGACGCATTGGCTTTAGGTTTCTTCAGGTTTATTATAACGCCAACGAGTTCTACAGCAGTAGCTGTAATTGGGGGAAAAGAGCGGAGTGGTAGCGTAACTGGATTTGCTAACTTCTTTTGGCAATCTAGCGGTATAGTTGGCTCCATAATAGCCCCTCTACTTATAAACTTATTTACATATACATATTTGTGGACTTTTATTAGTGTACTCTCTTTTCTTTCTTTAATTTTTTACTATAAACTTAAATTTATGAGAGATTATCTTTAA
- a CDS encoding CoA-binding protein, producing the protein MENEEEVIREVLLKYKNVATVGFSKDPSKAAFQVPKFLMDHGYNVIPVNPSASEILGKKSYPSILDVPDKVEIVEIFRPSNEVPKIVDQVLERVNKVGDVKVIWMQEGIRNDEAAEKARKAGLIVIQDRCMYREYMKKIYNVNNPPPVSSLKNS; encoded by the coding sequence ATGGAGAATGAAGAGGAAGTCATAAGGGAAGTTTTACTTAAATATAAAAATGTAGCAACTGTTGGATTCTCTAAAGATCCATCTAAAGCAGCTTTTCAAGTGCCCAAGTTTTTAATGGATCATGGATATAACGTAATACCAGTAAATCCATCTGCGAGTGAAATATTAGGTAAAAAGTCTTATCCATCGATTCTCGACGTACCGGATAAGGTCGAAATCGTTGAGATATTTAGACCATCAAATGAGGTACCTAAAATTGTTGATCAAGTTTTGGAGAGAGTTAATAAGGTTGGTGACGTAAAGGTAATATGGATGCAGGAAGGTATTAGAAATGATGAGGCTGCGGAAAAGGCTAGAAAAGCAGGACTTATAGTTATTCAAGATAGGTGTATGTATAGGGAATACATGAAAAAAATATATAATGTAAATAATCCTCCCCCAGTATCATCCTTAAAAAATAGTTAA
- a CDS encoding radical SAM protein, with product MRPLLLYAPNLKRYETDFLDSRKGWKSISVTGTYCAFNCKHCGRRVLESMIDGSAQDKIEKEVMEAVNRGDEGIILSGGSTLRGDVPIWKYSNLLKRYSDKLTIIAHTGVVKNEEIAMKFKESGVKIALLDMISDNDAIRDILGQPFTVNDYLNSFKYLKKVGIKIVPHIILGLSKKGLEGDLESIRLLQEVNPDALIIVGLMPLVGTQMNNSRPPTPEEMIVALKTARDTFPNIPINLGCARPRGKSFLEVEKFAVDYDIDAIAFPEDETYEYAKGKREIFLSYACCGNVVFDIFKVITS from the coding sequence ATGAGGCCATTATTACTTTACGCTCCCAATTTAAAAAGGTATGAGACTGATTTTTTAGATTCTAGAAAGGGATGGAAGTCCATATCAGTCACAGGGACATATTGTGCATTTAACTGTAAACATTGTGGTAGACGAGTATTAGAATCAATGATTGATGGTTCTGCTCAAGATAAAATTGAGAAAGAAGTAATGGAAGCAGTAAATAGAGGAGATGAGGGAATTATACTATCAGGTGGTTCTACATTGAGAGGAGATGTTCCAATATGGAAGTATTCTAACTTATTGAAAAGATATTCCGATAAACTCACAATAATAGCGCATACTGGTGTAGTTAAAAATGAAGAAATAGCTATGAAATTTAAGGAAAGCGGTGTAAAAATCGCACTGCTGGATATGATATCTGATAATGATGCAATTAGAGATATTTTAGGGCAGCCATTTACCGTAAATGATTATCTAAACTCATTTAAATATCTGAAAAAGGTAGGTATAAAAATAGTTCCTCATATAATATTAGGATTGAGTAAAAAGGGGTTAGAAGGCGACTTAGAGTCAATAAGATTACTTCAAGAAGTTAATCCTGACGCACTAATAATCGTTGGCCTCATGCCACTAGTTGGAACACAGATGAATAATTCTAGACCTCCAACTCCGGAGGAGATGATAGTTGCCCTAAAAACTGCGAGGGATACTTTTCCTAATATTCCGATTAACTTAGGTTGTGCAAGACCCAGAGGTAAATCATTTCTCGAGGTAGAAAAGTTTGCTGTGGATTACGATATTGACGCAATAGCTTTTCCGGAAGACGAAACGTACGAATATGCAAAAGGTAAAAGGGAAATATTTTTAAGTTATGCTTGTTGTGGTAATGTAGTTTTTGATATATTTAAGGTGATAACCTCATGA
- a CDS encoding histone deacetylase family protein: MRLIYQSSLGIVWDQRFTEISFSHPMIRDMSKARVRDFIKLVKEKLSFIEIRPEYATEEDLTTVHTRDYVSLLKESSKIPYIGFLDQGDTIHYPGMFEDILLVLGSSFTSIKYSKFLDYVYIPIGGFHHAIPNKAVGFCPINDVAIAALKLFEKGERVAIVDIDAHHGNGLQFILYDKPILKMNIYAYDGNFFPGTGKIYEIGEGEGKGYNINIPLSLGSTDDIFEKSLEILDLLEVYSPSYILVIAGVDGHKDDQLKSLELTTNSYNLLGLRIRRIKRDTNASIIAYGGGGYGPMSSLSMVSFLEGLVGRRTSYEPLTFSKDIGEIKRIEKIISRFKILSDFFS; this comes from the coding sequence ATGAGATTGATATATCAGAGTTCATTAGGAATCGTTTGGGATCAAAGATTTACTGAAATTTCGTTCTCTCATCCCATGATTAGGGATATGTCTAAGGCCAGAGTAAGAGATTTCATCAAATTAGTTAAGGAAAAACTCTCATTCATAGAAATAAGGCCGGAATACGCTACTGAAGAAGACTTAACGACAGTTCATACAAGGGATTACGTTAGTTTACTAAAAGAGAGCAGTAAGATTCCCTATATAGGATTTTTAGATCAAGGCGATACAATTCATTATCCGGGGATGTTTGAAGACATCCTACTAGTATTAGGTTCTTCATTTACTTCCATAAAGTATTCTAAATTCTTAGATTACGTCTACATTCCCATAGGTGGATTTCATCATGCAATACCTAATAAGGCAGTAGGGTTTTGTCCGATCAACGATGTTGCAATAGCGGCTCTTAAGCTATTTGAAAAGGGCGAAAGGGTTGCTATTGTTGATATCGATGCTCATCATGGAAATGGTCTACAATTCATACTATATGATAAACCAATTTTAAAGATGAATATTTACGCATATGATGGTAACTTCTTCCCTGGAACCGGTAAGATTTATGAAATAGGTGAGGGTGAGGGGAAGGGTTATAATATTAATATTCCTTTATCTTTAGGATCGACTGATGATATCTTCGAGAAAAGTCTGGAAATATTGGATTTATTAGAGGTCTATAGTCCTTCCTATATTCTAGTCATAGCTGGGGTAGATGGTCATAAAGATGATCAGCTAAAATCCTTAGAACTAACAACCAATTCCTATAACCTATTAGGTCTTAGAATAAGAAGAATAAAAAGGGATACTAATGCTAGTATAATAGCTTACGGTGGAGGAGGATATGGTCCAATGTCCTCCTTAAGTATGGTTTCATTTTTAGAAGGATTAGTAGGTAGAAGAACTTCTTATGAACCACTTACATTTTCTAAGGATATAGGAGAGATAAAAAGAATAGAAAAAATTATTTCAAGATTTAAAATTCTTTCCGATTTCTTTAGCTAA
- a CDS encoding YHS domain-containing protein: MKVICPVCNRLFEAECTPYTTDYNNIKYYFDTEICMLAFLREPDRFAFKCKKNEG, translated from the coding sequence ATGAAGGTCATATGCCCAGTATGTAATAGGTTATTTGAAGCTGAATGTACTCCCTATACTACTGACTATAATAATATTAAGTATTATTTTGACACTGAAATATGTATGTTAGCCTTTTTAAGAGAACCAGATAGATTTGCTTTTAAATGTAAGAAAAACGAAGGTTAA